DNA from Prosthecobacter fusiformis:
GCGTTTTTCAGCTCGTCCCACGCAGCCTTCAGGCCGTTATAAACATAGATGCCGCCACCGGTGCTCTCGATACGCCGCACAGCGCTTTCCATCTTGGCTCGGTTAGGGCCCACAGGCTGGAGCGGAACCATCTGATGAGCCTCACTGTCCACGGCAAAGACCGTCAGCAGATCATGTGGACCGAGGAACCGGATAGCGTTCGCCGCGCCTTCATCCGCCAGGGCCATTTTGGTGAAACCATTTTTCACCGTCATGCTCATGGAGCCACTCCGGTCCATGACGATGCCCATGGCCACCATCAGCTTCCGGTGTTCCTGTTTCAGTTCCATGGAAACCGGCAGCAGCGAATCAATCGCCGATTCAAAGTATCCGCCTGCCGCAAAACTCTTTTGCCCCCCCGCCATCAGCAGGCTGCCACCTTGCTCACGCACATAAAAATCCATGGCGGCGAGGAATTCACCAGGCAGTTCAAAGGCAGGCACATTGTTTAAAATGACGCATTTAGCTCCGGCGAGCTGACCCGGACGAATGCTGCGCAGTTCAGTCACCTTTTCCACCGTGAAACCCTGGCGCTGCAGAGTCGTGGCCACCGGATCATCCGTATAAGCGGTCAGTAAAAGCACGCGCGGCCCCCCCGCGATCTCGATCATGGCCTCATGCCGGTTGTTGCCAGGATGCGCATCCACGACAGGCTGAATGAGCGCTTCATAATGAGCAACGCCAGCGCTGCCCAGGCGGTCCGTCAGGCGCAGGATGCCTGTGCCCAGCCGCACCTCCACATCGGTGGACTGGATCTCGCGCCCCTGTCGGAGAACCTTGATTGGCACCTTGCCATCGCGGGTTCCTCGGACCTCGATCTCGATGAGAAATGGCTCACCAAGCTGGGCCTTCGCAGGAACCCGCAGTGCGGCCACACGGTAGTCCGTCGGCTCAGGATCACGGGCGAGAAGGAAGTCCAGTTCGATGCCCTGTTCCTTGAGTTTTTCCGCACTGCCAGTCAGCGGTTCAGTGGAATAACCATCGGTGAAAATCAGCATCCTCGCGGGCCGTCCGGCACTTTCACGTTGGGTATGCGCCAGAGCTTGTGTGATGGCCAGACCGGTGCGGGTAGCCTGACGCTGCCGGTCATAAAGCTCTGCCCCTTCCGCTCCACGGCGCATGACTTCTCCGGCATAGTTGAGCTGGAAAAGGCGGTCATTCGGCCCCCGACTTTGTTCCAGCAGCTTTTCCCATTCAGGCAGTCCTTTGGCCATCGGTTTCTCTGCCGAAACCGAGCTGTCCAGCAGCACCCAAAGATCCACCCCGTCGGTCAGCCTGCGCCATTGGGGTTGCGCGAGGATAAGCGTGATTAGGCCTAACAAAAAAATCCGCAAAGGCCGCCACACCGCCAGCCTGGGCATCCACCAGCCCGCAATCAGCAAGACTGGAAACAAGGCGAGCCATTCTGGGTGTCGGAGGATCATTAAGCTTGTGTGAGATGAGGATTGGCCGAGTTCACGCCACCAGCCTTTTTATCCCGGCCCCACCACCAGCTTCCTAGCAGGGCGGTCAGGAGAAAAAGAATCCAGAAGCGCCAGTTGGCATCGGTTTCCTGGAGGGTTTCGATCTGCTGGGCATCTAGGTCGGCGGATTCATCGAAAGGTTTGGCCTGGGTGAGGTCAGCCTCACGCGTATCCGCAAAGTGGGCGGCGGCGGTGAGCAGGGTCTGATCTCCCTGGCTGATCTCGAAGAAAGTGGGAAGGGCGGGTGCACGCAGGAGGTGAGCCTGATGTACGGGTACCGTTTCTGTTTTTCCCTCGCCTGTTTTGAGGGTCAATGGGGATGCTTTTTCACCTCGCTGATGCGCCACGGTGAGTTGCTGGCGCACATCGTAATTCGCACTCATGGGGGCGATTTTCCCCTCGCGTATTTCTTCCAAAAAACGGTGCAGGAGAACGGCCAGTGCAGGGAGCTTGCGGGCATTGCTGGTGGCCAGATCAAAGTGGCAGAAAAGCTGGCGTGCCCCAGCAGGCGTCTGCCGCAGGCTGATTAAAGGCCGCTCCCCCTGCCAAAGCAGCACACGATCCTTCTTATCCTGCGGCATGACCATGCCTTCCCGCACGAGCAGGGACTGCCAGTTTAGCCCCTCCGTCAGGGGATGGGCTTCACCGACAATGCGACCAGTCAGTGGCGGTGCATTGTCAGCGCGGGAAGGGGAGGCAAAAATACAGGCATGCTGGTTGGCTTCCAGGGCAATGCTAGGAGGCCAGGTAATAATGCGCACATCGGCTTTGGCGGACAGGCCTTCCAGGGTGGTATCCGAGAAGCGGCTGAAAAGCTCGGCGATCTCCTGGGCGGAGGCATCTTTCCCTGCTGGCACATTCAGGCTGAGCGTTTTGGGCTGCGGCTGGACGATGGGCAACTGGTCGTCGAGCACCAGAGCATCTGGGGTTAAAGTCAGCTTCAGCATCTCTCCTTCCGCAGTCTCAAGAAAAGGGCCGGAAAGCGTGCGGGATTCATTGGGGGCGAGGATCAACTGACTTGGAGCCGAGGCCTTACCTGCGGCCTCTGCCCGCCATTCACGCTCCTGCGGAGTAGCGCTGTAGTTTCGCACCAGAGCCCGCCAATATTTCTGGCCATCCTTTTCCTCCACAGACACCCCGGCCCAGCCGACGTTAGATGTTGCTTGGCCGACGGATAAAACTTTGGCATCAAAGGCGGGTGGGGCAGGCAGGGGATGGTCTGTGATCAAGAGCACCGCCCCCTGAGGGCCGACGAGGCTGCGCGCACTGCGCAGGGCGGGTGTAAAATCATGAGTGCCAAGCTGGGGTTGCCAGGCAGACATGGATTTAACGAGGTCCGCCGCAGACGTGCCATAATAAAGATTGGCGGCATTCACATCCGTGCCCAAAAGGGTCAGCTCAGCACGGGCTCCGGGGAGTAAAATTCCAGAGAGGCTATCCCGTACCGCCTTCTCCGCCGCTGGGCGAAAAGCCTGCATGGAGGCCGAGCTGTCCAAGACCAGCGCCACACGATGAATGGCATCATTTTTGAGCCATAGGGGACCTGCCAGTAGCCAGGTGAAAAGAAGCACCATCAATAACTGGAGCCACAGTGGTACAGAAAGGCGCAGCCGCTCAATGCGGTTTCCCTTTTCCGATTCACGCTGGAGCTGCTGGAGGAGAAAAAGCGTGGTCACCCTAACTTTGCGACTGCGCTTTTGCAGGAAGTGAATGGCCAAGACCACGGGAATGCCCAGCAATGCCCAAAGAGCGAGAGGGTGGGCGAAGGTGGGCATGGGCGGTGTTCAGTTACAGTCTTCAGTCTTCCGTTTGAAGTGCTCAAACCACGGACGAGGGATTTTGAACCACGAATGCCCAGCAATAAACACTAATCATTAAACCCGGTGAGATTAGTGTTCTCTGCTGGGCATTCGTCGATATGAAAGCACAAAAAAAGCGGAGGCATTAGCCTCCGCTTTGAATTTTCGCTAGATATCGGGTGATTCAGCCGAGCGAAGCAGTCGCTTCCTTGCCTTCCAACACGCGAGCGTTAGGCTCCTTGATGTCGTGGACGATGCCCACAAACTTGAGCGCCTTGATCACATAATAAGTTGGGTCGATTTCCCACCAGAAGAAACCCTGGCGTGCGCAGTGCGGGTAGTAATGGTGGTTGTTGTGCCAGCCTTCGCCCAGGGTGACGATGGCCAGGATGAAGGAGTTGCGGCTGGACTCACCCGTCTCATAACGGCGGCTGCCGA
Protein-coding regions in this window:
- a CDS encoding vWA domain-containing protein; its protein translation is MPTFAHPLALWALLGIPVVLAIHFLQKRSRKVRVTTLFLLQQLQRESEKGNRIERLRLSVPLWLQLLMVLLFTWLLAGPLWLKNDAIHRVALVLDSSASMQAFRPAAEKAVRDSLSGILLPGARAELTLLGTDVNAANLYYGTSAADLVKSMSAWQPQLGTHDFTPALRSARSLVGPQGAVLLITDHPLPAPPAFDAKVLSVGQATSNVGWAGVSVEEKDGQKYWRALVRNYSATPQEREWRAEAAGKASAPSQLILAPNESRTLSGPFLETAEGEMLKLTLTPDALVLDDQLPIVQPQPKTLSLNVPAGKDASAQEIAELFSRFSDTTLEGLSAKADVRIITWPPSIALEANQHACIFASPSRADNAPPLTGRIVGEAHPLTEGLNWQSLLVREGMVMPQDKKDRVLLWQGERPLISLRQTPAGARQLFCHFDLATSNARKLPALAVLLHRFLEEIREGKIAPMSANYDVRQQLTVAHQRGEKASPLTLKTGEGKTETVPVHQAHLLRAPALPTFFEISQGDQTLLTAAAHFADTREADLTQAKPFDESADLDAQQIETLQETDANWRFWILFLLTALLGSWWWGRDKKAGGVNSANPHLTQA
- a CDS encoding vWA domain-containing protein, with translation MILRHPEWLALFPVLLIAGWWMPRLAVWRPLRIFLLGLITLILAQPQWRRLTDGVDLWVLLDSSVSAEKPMAKGLPEWEKLLEQSRGPNDRLFQLNYAGEVMRRGAEGAELYDRQRQATRTGLAITQALAHTQRESAGRPARMLIFTDGYSTEPLTGSAEKLKEQGIELDFLLARDPEPTDYRVAALRVPAKAQLGEPFLIEIEVRGTRDGKVPIKVLRQGREIQSTDVEVRLGTGILRLTDRLGSAGVAHYEALIQPVVDAHPGNNRHEAMIEIAGGPRVLLLTAYTDDPVATTLQRQGFTVEKVTELRSIRPGQLAGAKCVILNNVPAFELPGEFLAAMDFYVREQGGSLLMAGGQKSFAAGGYFESAIDSLLPVSMELKQEHRKLMVAMGIVMDRSGSMSMTVKNGFTKMALADEGAANAIRFLGPHDLLTVFAVDSEAHQMVPLQPVGPNRAKMESAVRRIESTGGGIYVYNGLKAAWDELKNAAAGQRHIILFSDAADSEQPDDYKNLITEIVANGGTISVIALGTRGDPDAAFLEDIATRGKGRLFFTDKAEELPSIFSQETVAVARSAFIRDPVKTQAANGWFEITSQPLDWLPEADGYNLSYIREWASQALITQDEYGAPLVSFGQRGIGRTAAVSFPLGGEFSDKIRAWPKYGDFLQTMTRWLMGEQLPPGIGLKHGLQGTVLTLDLLHDETWEQRLMTKAPRIVLAHGTGAGSSHEIAWERLSPGHYQARVDLPEGEMVRGAVQVGNQALSFGPAIVGTSTEWAFDETRTEELKQVSLASGGRELLELSQAWRSPRAERFVDLRNELLTLALILMLVEALITRTGWRLPVWAFAGWKLKPARVKPAVYTPSPSVKETIPAAEKKAAESIPGPPEPEVSRQSRFDRAKRR